One stretch of Miscanthus floridulus cultivar M001 chromosome 18, ASM1932011v1, whole genome shotgun sequence DNA includes these proteins:
- the LOC136519778 gene encoding uncharacterized protein yields the protein MAPRRSAATCLWLALAAATLALAQAQGGSAADLEKVTAKTFFDIQIDGKPAGRIVLGLFGDTVPKTAENFRALCTGEKGMAKSGKPLWYKGSTFHRIIPGFMIQGGDFTNGNGTGTESIYGSTIFPDENFKLNHTEAGMLSMANYGPDSNGSQFFITTVEENKLPKKLDGKHVVFGKVVEGMDVVRKIEAEGQATGVPKAKVAIVNSGQLT from the exons ATGGCTCCGCGCAGATCGGCGGCGACGTGCCTGTGGCTCGCTCTCGCCGCGGCCACCCTGGCGCTGGCCCAG GCGCAGGGAGGATCAGCGGCGGACCTGGAGAAGGTTACGGCCAAGACCTTCTTCGATATCCAGATCGACGGCAAGCCTGCAG GCCGGATCGTGCTAGGACTGTTTGGGGACACTGTTCCTAAAACAGCAG AGAATTTCCGAGCACTTTGCACAGGGGAGAAAGGAATGGCCAAGTCCGGCAAGCCTCTGTGGTACAAGGGATCGACATTCCACAGGATCATCCCAGGATTCATGATCCAAGGAGGAGATTTCACAAACGGCAACGGGACGGGGACTGAATCCATCTATGGCAGCACGATCTTCCCTGACgagaacttcaagctcaaccaCACTGAAGCCG GCATGCTGTCCATGGCCAACTACGGGCCAGACTCCAACGGCTCCCAGTTCTTCATCACCACTGTAGAAGAAAACAA GTTGCCGAAGAAGCTGGACGGGAAACATGTTGTGTTTGGCAAGGTGGTGGAAGGGATGGACGTCGTCCGCAAGATCGAAGCTGAAGGCCAAGCGACCGGCGTGCCCAAGGCCAAGGTCGCCATAGTCAACAGCGGGCAGCTCACCTGA